The sequence TTATTCTCTCTCCTTTTTCAATATACTTAAATGCAGAATCAAGTAGCAGTTCTCAAACCACATATAATGGCGTCTCTAATTCGACGAGCTCTCACTCCAAAGAAATTAAAAACTCTACTACTTGGACTATAGTCCCCGTCGTTGGCGACGGTAAAGGTTATGGTGGTATCACGTTTATCGTTCAAGAAATTAAATAGCCATCCTATAAAAATGGGCTTTGTGAAAGAAGCCCATTTTTAAATATTCTAATCCTTTGACTTTTCATACTCTCTTTTACCACAGAAATACCCTATCACCCCTTAAGATACCTGCAAAACAACGATACTGATACCGGTGCTTTCAGCCCCCATAAGATTGCGATAGGAGTGCTTCCGGTCCCCTGGAAATGCCAAAACATCCCCGACTTCTAAGGTAAATTCTTCCCCCTCAACAGATACAACAATGCGACCCGATGTGCAGGTAAAATACTCCTTCGTTCCTTTTGAATGAGGAATTCCCAAGATCAACGCAGCTGGGTTTAAAGTAAGCCGTTCAAACTGTAACCCAGGAACAGGATCAGGGAGCAAGGTCACTACTGCTGCTTGACCTCTGGCCCTTAGTTGCCGCTTCAATTCTGCTTCTTTAATAAGCAAACAGCTGGGGCGCGGAGGGCTTAATAGCTCCTCTATAGAAACCCCAAGAGACGATGCCAGTGCACTCAAAATTTTGAGGCAAGGATTCCCCTGACCCGATTCAATATAGGAAAGAGTTGTGCGCGGAATACCTGAGGCATTGCTCAACATACCTTGAGTCAATCCCCGGCTCCTACGCAAATAAGCCAGATTCTTCCCTAAATTTTGGACGATTTTGTCGCTCATATAAGCATTATGACAGAATATTGGCATAAATGACATATCTTTGTCACATATGAGCTACGTTAAATTTCGTTACTGGAAAAACTCAATTTTTTAGGAGATTATGATGAAACAAGAAATTAAATTTTATGCCCTGGGATGCCCTCACCCAAGACCCACATCCACTCGAACCCTATATGTTGATGGCGCGGCTGGTGGTGAATTCAG comes from Alphaproteobacteria bacterium and encodes:
- a CDS encoding cupin domain-containing protein; this encodes MTQGMLSNASGIPRTTLSYIESGQGNPCLKILSALASSLGVSIEELLSPPRPSCLLIKEAELKRQLRARGQAAVVTLLPDPVPGLQFERLTLNPAALILGIPHSKGTKEYFTCTSGRIVVSVEGEEFTLEVGDVLAFPGDRKHSYRNLMGAESTGISIVVLQVS